The genomic DNA ATCGCCAGCTTCTAAGAATACAATATCTCCAACTACTAAATTTTTTGCTGGAATTGTCATTTTTTTATTGTCTCTTATTACCTTTGCGTTTGGTGCAGATAAATTTTTCAAACTTTCTAATGAACTTTCTGCTTTTTTTGTTTGTACAACACCCAGAACAGAGTTTATAATAATAACTGCAAAAATTATTATAGACTCCACTGTTTCACCTAAAAATATTTGTACTAAAGCAGCTATCAATAGAATTATTACTAATGGGTCTTTAAAACTTTCTAGGAAAAGCTTATAAGTAGGAACCTTATCTGCTTCTTTTAATTCATTAGCTCCATTTTTTTCTAACAACTCTTCTGCTCTTTCTTTACTCAAACCAGATAAACTTGAGTCTAAATTTTTAATTACTTCTTGATAAGTACTTTTGTAAGACATTTGTTGCCCTCCTCTTCAATAAATTTATTTTATGTTTGGGGGCTCTTATGTATACTTGAAATTTAAATTTTTTTAAATAAAAATTCCTTGAATAAAAAAAGACCCCAAAACAAACATACCTAATGCTTATTTTGAAGGTCTTGCTATCAAGGAATCCCTTGCTAATTAACCGAGTATTTCTACTGTCTTGACGATTAATTACCACTTTCGTGTAAGCTACTCCCCTTCGAGTAGTTATCTTAAATTGTATTTACATTATATCACTTTACACAGCTAATAGTCTAGGTTATTTTTTATTTTAACCTAATTTTAACAAACCATCTCTTAATTTATATGTAAATATTCTTCTAAAGTCAAATTATTCATTGCAAAGTTTTTGCTATGTTCAGTTCCAACATATCTATAGTGCCAAGATTCATACATATATCCTGTTATATTCTCTTTACCTTCTGGATATCTAAGTATAAAACCATATTTATATGCATTTTCATACAACCACTTAGCTTCTTTTGTATTGTTGAACTTTTTATTTGCCCAACAAGACTGGTCATCTCCTCCAATATCAAAAGCAAGTCCAGTTTGATGCTCACTCTCTCCAGGTTTAGCTGAAAATCTATTTGCTTCTTTTTCTCCATGTTCTTTTACATATGACTTAAATAATCTATCTTGATATTCATAACTTCTATATGTACTAAAAGCTTTTAAATTTAATCCTGACTTTTGAGCATCTTTATTCATTTTATAAAAAGCATCTCTCGCTTCACTGCTTTCCTGAGGAGAATAATCTTTGGGCAAACTATATTTTTTATTCGCTACTATAATATTGTTTATTGATAATACATTTACGCCTTTCCTGTATTTACTTAATTCAGCTGTCATAATTTTACTTCCTTCGCTAGAGCTATCAATAAACATTTCTACAAAAACTATAAATAGAGCAAAAATTATTGCTACACAAATTTTCTTTTTCATATACTACACCTCCATAATTGGAATTTGATACAGAAAAATTTCAAGACATTCTCTTTCATACTATAATCATACCACTAATTTATTGCAACTTCTTTAAACAATTCTTAAGAAACTCTTAAGTTTCTTTTTTATACGACTAAAAATAACAACAAATTTTTCAAAAATTTCATATTACAGTCTATATATTGATTTTTTTTCCAAATGATGTATAATATATTTATCAAAACTTGTAGGTACTATATAGTACTAAACGTTTTTGCGTGAAAGGAGATAATAAAGTGACAGAAAAACAAAGGCTCATTATAACTATTGCACAAAAAATTTTTGACCAAAAAGGTTTTCAAAATACTTCAATATCGGATGTTGTAAAAGAGTGTAAAATGTCTAAAGCTACTTTTTACAAGCATTTTGAAACTAAGGAAAGTTTTATCTGCGAAATAATCAATTATTATGATGAAAAGTTTTTAGAAATTATACATTCCATAAATGAAAATAATGACATTCCATCATCAGAAAAGTTAAACAGAAAGATAATTGCTGTATGGAAAAATATTTTTTCTAGAACTACCATAAATACCTATATAAGAGAAAACTTTTCTGAAGAGCAACGTAAGGCTACAAGTAAATTGCAAACAAAATCAAGAGCTAACTTATTGAATGAATACAAACTAAGCTTATTTGATAACTATGGTGATAAAATAGAAAAAATTATATTTGATTTAGTTTTCTTATTGGATGCTCTAATTCATCAGTTTATATACATTATTCATGTACAAAAAAGAGAAATAAATGTATACTTTATTGCCAAATTTACTATACAAATTCTAGATTTAGTTGTAGAAAATATGGATAATCTAAATCCTTTAATTGAAAAATCAATGTTTTTACATAAACAAGAAGATGAAGTTTACTTTTCCCTTCATAATAAATCGCTATTTTTTAAAACGATACAAGATATAGAAGAACTAATCAAAACGGATACTTCTCTCCTTGAAAATCCTAAATTACTAGAAGCAATAAAAAAATTATACGTCGAGGGAAAAAATCAACAATATGATTCTTTAATTATGGATGCAATGATTGCATATTTAGAAAAAGAAGACACTTTAAGACCAAAAGTACTTTTATTGAACAGCATTAAAAATCAATTAAAAAAGGAGACGTTATAAATTATGGAAACCCAAAGTAACAATAAAAAAGGAAATTTAATAATAGCAATTGTAATGACTGGTGCTTTTATAAGTTCTCTCAGTCAAACACTATTGTCAACAGCATTACCTAATATAATGTCAGATTTTAAAATTACTGCTGATGTTGGTCAGTGGTTAACAACAATTTATCTACTTATTGCAGGTATTATTGTACCCACAACAGCTTATTTAATAAATCGATTTAGTACTAGAAAGTTATTTATTACATCAATGTCTATCTTTTCTATAGGATGTATTATTGCACTTTTTTCTAATAATTTTTCAACTATGTTGATTGCTCGTGTGTTGCAGGCAATGGGTTCTGGTTCTCTAATGCCACTTTTACAAGTTATTATACTCTATTTATGCCCTGAGGAAAAACGTGGTGCAGCTATGAGTTTAGTTGGTATTACAGTAGGATTTGCTCCAGCAATAGGTCCAACTTTATCAGGATGGTTAGTAGATTCATTTGGTTGGCATAGTTTATTTCTGTTTCTTTCCCCTATTGCTATATTAGATGTTATACTATCATTTATTTTATTAAGAAATGTTGGGGAAACTCAAAAACTAAAATTAGATATACCTTCAATAGTACTATCATCTCTAGGTTTTGGTGGTTTATTAATTGGATTTACTAATCAAGGTAATTATGGGTGGACTAATATTGCCACATATTTACCAATATTAATAGGAATTATGTCATTAATTTTATTTACATTGCGTCAATTAAAATCTAAAGAACCTTTTTTAGAATTGAGGGTTTTTAAAAATAAACCATTTCTTATTTCTACAATATTAATTATGATTGTATATGCCTCAATGATGTCTGCTACATTAATGATTCCTCTGTACGTTCAATCTGTAAGAGGATTTTCTGCATTATCTTCAGGTTCATTAATGTTACCTGGTGCTATATTGATGGTTGTACTCAATCCAATTGCAGGACGTCATTTGGATAAATATGGACCTCATGCTCTATCAATATTAGGAACAGGATGTTTGTTTTTAGGAACTTTATCCTTCGCTTTTTTAGGCAGAGATACATCTTTAATTCATGTGTCATTGATGTATTGTATTCGTATGATTGGTATTTCAATGGTTTTAATGCCATTAACTACATGGGGAATTAAAACATTAGATAGAGAACTTATATCTCATGCCACAGCAATTAATAACACACTCCGTCAGATATCTGGAGCTATAGGTTCTGCTATACTTATTACTATAATGACAAGTGCTACTAAGAAAGCTCATATGAGTTCAAACATGCTGTCTAACATTCATGGAATAGATGTTGCATTTTCAATAGCAGCTACTCTTGCATTTACTGGTTTAATTGTATCTATATGTTTTATAAAAAGACATCAAATTATTAGAAGTTAATACAGAAAAGGAGTTATCCTATGAACAATTTAAGTTTGCTCTGTGATAACTCCTTTTTATTCATTTTAACCAGTACAGTTTTAATTATTCTATATATTTCCTATATAGTTACCTCTTAAACACTCATTCATTTTTATCAATATAATTGTTTCTAGCCTTACATACATTTTTTGTCATTATTTTTCTGATAAGATGTACATATATGAAATTTTTTAATTTTGACATATGTTGTGAATGAGTAGAAAAAAATACGTCTGGTGATGGAAAAATACCATAATCATACACGATAGCTTCTTTTTGGATAAAAGTATCTTTACCATCCCAATCAATAGATGTATTTTTCAAATCATTTGTAGCTATTGCATACTTTTTAAACGTTCCACCATGATTAAAAAATTTCTTCTGAATTGCTTCTAAATATTTTTTATCAGTTATGACACCCTCCAGAGCAATCCACCTATCTTGATAAAATACCTCTACCCAAGTATGAAGAATATATTTTGGTGCTAATAGTGAAATCAATTTGGATGTAGCTCCTCGTTGAAAATCTTTTGTTACATCAAAAGCATGAAGCCTACAGGGGATATTCACTGCACGTAATAATGCCATTAAAAGAGTAGCTTTTGTATTGCATTGTCCCATACCATCATTTAATACCTGTGTTGCGCTTAACATATCAGAAGCATTATATCCAAATAAAATATCATTCTGTACAAACTCATAAATAGATTTTATTTTATGAAAATCATCTAATTCCAACCAATTCTTTGATGATACCAAAAGCTTAAGTTGTGGTTCATTATAATTTAACATTTTTGTTTCTTCTAAATATTCTTTATTCATAACAAAGCCCCTTTCTTAGTACAACTTCATTATATAACGAGAATATTTAATATACTTTCAAAAACTCGCTATCTTTCAAAGATAAAGAAACAGGCATTCCCATCATTCGCTTAACTGTCCCTGCAAAGTGTGATGGAGTATCGAATCCAGCAGTCATAGAAGCTTCGGTAACATTTTTTCCAGAAAGTAATTCTCTAAAAGCACACTCCATTTGATGAAATAAGATATAGCTTTTTAAAGGTATCCCTATTTGTTCTTTAAACAGATGTGATAATCTACTTGCTGATAGAGACACTTTATCTGCAAAACTTGAAATAGTATGATTATCACAATTACAAGTACGTAATAAATTGAGCAATTCAGTAATTCTGTCATCATAATGTTTTAGAGTTATAGGTATATTCAAATAGTTATTAAGCATTTCCATAAATCTTAAATATTGTTCTTTACTAGAGTTATCTATCAAAAAAGTTCCTTGTTGACGTAATTTCTCTAATCCATTATTGTCACATATCCAGTAGCCAAAATCATTCATTTTTGAGGTAAGCTGTTCTGCATATATAGATGTAGGTTCAATAATAGCAGAGTAATAAACTTTTTTTCTTGCTGAAAATGAATGAGAGATATTTTTATCTACTATGATACAATTACATTTAACTAATTTTTCATTAACTGTTATTTCAATGCTGTCTTCTATCCCTAAGAACAGTTGTAACATACAGTGACTATGTGTATCTGCCTCTAAATTATTTGTAATCATGCCAATCCTATCTTCTTGCCAAAAAATTTTATTTATAATGTTCATTGCATCACCCCATTCTTCTAAAAATATCACTCTTTATTTTAATATATTGCCATATGTTTGTGAATACATTTTGATAAAAGACTCTGAAAACATATCTAATGATTAAATAAAAACCCTTTCTTTTATCCTACTATCTTAATTCTGGCCAGTATTCCTTATTAACTTCTATCATTTCATCCAAAATTTCTTTAGCAACATTCATACTTGGAATAGTTTTATTTAATGTGAATGCTTGTAAAGCTTTTTCATAACTATTTTCTATATAAGCTTCTACTATCAATTTTTCACTGTTAAGTTGTTGCATCATTAATCCTTGTTGAAATAGAGGTATTGGACCTCGAGCAATAACTTCTGGACCATCTTTACCAATATATGCTGGAATTTCTACCATTGCATCATATGGCATGTTTGGTATAGCTCCACGATTTTCAGTTATAACTAAAAAACGACTACGTGTATCATTTTTAATTGAAACTGCCAAATC from Clostridioides difficile ATCC 9689 = DSM 1296 includes the following:
- a CDS encoding transglutaminase-like domain-containing protein translates to MNKEYLEETKMLNYNEPQLKLLVSSKNWLELDDFHKIKSIYEFVQNDILFGYNASDMLSATQVLNDGMGQCNTKATLLMALLRAVNIPCRLHAFDVTKDFQRGATSKLISLLAPKYILHTWVEVFYQDRWIALEGVITDKKYLEAIQKKFFNHGGTFKKYAIATNDLKNTSIDWDGKDTFIQKEAIVYDYGIFPSPDVFFSTHSQHMSKLKNFIYVHLIRKIMTKNVCKARNNYIDKNE
- a CDS encoding M15 family metallopeptidase; this translates as MKKKICVAIIFALFIVFVEMFIDSSSEGSKIMTAELSKYRKGVNVLSINNIIVANKKYSLPKDYSPQESSEARDAFYKMNKDAQKSGLNLKAFSTYRSYEYQDRLFKSYVKEHGEKEANRFSAKPGESEHQTGLAFDIGGDDQSCWANKKFNNTKEAKWLYENAYKYGFILRYPEGKENITGYMYESWHYRYVGTEHSKNFAMNNLTLEEYLHIN
- a CDS encoding helix-turn-helix transcriptional regulator; translated protein: MNIINKIFWQEDRIGMITNNLEADTHSHCMLQLFLGIEDSIEITVNEKLVKCNCIIVDKNISHSFSARKKVYYSAIIEPTSIYAEQLTSKMNDFGYWICDNNGLEKLRQQGTFLIDNSSKEQYLRFMEMLNNYLNIPITLKHYDDRITELLNLLRTCNCDNHTISSFADKVSLSASRLSHLFKEQIGIPLKSYILFHQMECAFRELLSGKNVTEASMTAGFDTPSHFAGTVKRMMGMPVSLSLKDSEFLKVY
- a CDS encoding MDR family MFS transporter; this encodes METQSNNKKGNLIIAIVMTGAFISSLSQTLLSTALPNIMSDFKITADVGQWLTTIYLLIAGIIVPTTAYLINRFSTRKLFITSMSIFSIGCIIALFSNNFSTMLIARVLQAMGSGSLMPLLQVIILYLCPEEKRGAAMSLVGITVGFAPAIGPTLSGWLVDSFGWHSLFLFLSPIAILDVILSFILLRNVGETQKLKLDIPSIVLSSLGFGGLLIGFTNQGNYGWTNIATYLPILIGIMSLILFTLRQLKSKEPFLELRVFKNKPFLISTILIMIVYASMMSATLMIPLYVQSVRGFSALSSGSLMLPGAILMVVLNPIAGRHLDKYGPHALSILGTGCLFLGTLSFAFLGRDTSLIHVSLMYCIRMIGISMVLMPLTTWGIKTLDRELISHATAINNTLRQISGAIGSAILITIMTSATKKAHMSSNMLSNIHGIDVAFSIAATLAFTGLIVSICFIKRHQIIRS
- a CDS encoding TetR/AcrR family transcriptional regulator, coding for MTEKQRLIITIAQKIFDQKGFQNTSISDVVKECKMSKATFYKHFETKESFICEIINYYDEKFLEIIHSINENNDIPSSEKLNRKIIAVWKNIFSRTTINTYIRENFSEEQRKATSKLQTKSRANLLNEYKLSLFDNYGDKIEKIIFDLVFLLDALIHQFIYIIHVQKREINVYFIAKFTIQILDLVVENMDNLNPLIEKSMFLHKQEDEVYFSLHNKSLFFKTIQDIEELIKTDTSLLENPKLLEAIKKLYVEGKNQQYDSLIMDAMIAYLEKEDTLRPKVLLLNSIKNQLKKETL